In one Solidesulfovibrio fructosivorans JJ] genomic region, the following are encoded:
- a CDS encoding L-2-amino-thiazoline-4-carboxylic acid hydrolase, with product MMQQGFTRRHLLRAGLVGACACLFPWRALAAVTAKPNFYVANREKLLADFRGVCAGAEHWLAARIAAPTAKAITADAERRYERLLPGMPEIGGTTNRNQPFLIMAGWLTALTQAMGEKGMPAKDAGRLLYDLDAADWTAVPPQKAKAMGAALFSPAYFASLKEWAAASQKRQYPGDWVGKAIPGDGKTFDLGYDYTQCGAVLYFKAQGVAEVAPYFCLNDFLASRAQGTGLERKHTLAQGDALCDFRYKHGRPVTQNWDTEVPHFHSNKPA from the coding sequence ATGATGCAGCAAGGTTTCACCAGACGTCATCTCCTGCGCGCCGGGCTTGTCGGCGCATGCGCCTGCCTGTTCCCCTGGCGGGCCTTGGCCGCCGTCACGGCCAAGCCGAATTTCTACGTCGCCAACCGCGAAAAGCTGCTGGCGGATTTCCGGGGCGTGTGCGCCGGGGCCGAACACTGGCTTGCCGCCCGCATTGCCGCGCCCACGGCCAAAGCCATCACCGCTGACGCCGAGCGCCGCTACGAACGCCTGCTCCCCGGCATGCCGGAAATCGGCGGCACGACCAACCGCAACCAGCCCTTTCTCATCATGGCCGGCTGGCTCACGGCGCTGACCCAGGCCATGGGCGAAAAAGGCATGCCCGCCAAGGACGCCGGCCGCCTCCTCTACGATCTCGACGCCGCCGACTGGACCGCCGTGCCGCCCCAAAAAGCCAAGGCCATGGGCGCGGCGCTTTTCTCGCCCGCCTACTTCGCGTCGCTCAAGGAATGGGCCGCCGCCAGCCAGAAACGCCAATACCCCGGCGACTGGGTCGGCAAGGCCATCCCAGGCGACGGCAAGACCTTCGACCTCGGCTACGACTACACCCAGTGCGGCGCGGTCCTCTATTTCAAAGCCCAGGGCGTGGCCGAAGTCGCCCCCTACTTCTGCCTCAACGACTTCCTGGCCTCTCGCGCCCAGGGAACAGGCCTCGAACGCAAACACACCCTGGCCCAGGGCGACGCGCTGTGCGATTTCCGCTACAAACACGGCCGCCCCGTCACCCAGAACTGGGACACCGAAGTGCCCCACTTCCACAGCAATAAGCCGGCGTAA